In the genome of Ferrovibrio terrae, the window AATGTGCGACTCAACCGCAATACGATTCCGTGCCCAGGGAGGATACGTGCCATGGCCGACCTTTTCGACAATCCCATGAACACCGACGGCTTCGAGTTCATCGAATATGCCGCGCCCGATCCGGCCAAGCTCGCCGCCCTGTTCGAGCGTATGGGCTTCCAGGCCGTCGCCAGACACCGCTCGAAGAATGTGACGCTCTATCGCCAGGGCGACGTCAACTTCATCCTCAACGCCGAACCGGCCAGCTTCGCCCAGAGCTTTGCCCGCATCCACGGCCCCTCGATCTGCGCCATGGCCTTCCGCGTGAAGGATGCCGCCAAGGCCTACAAGCGCGCCGTCGAGCTCGGCGCCTGGGGCGTCGAGAACCATGCCGGCCCGATGGAACTCAACATCCCGGCGATCAAGGGGATCGGCGACAGCCTGATCTACCTGGTCGACCGCTACGGCGAACGCGGCACCATCTATGACGTCGACTTCGTGCCCATTGAGGGCACCGAACGCAACCCGAAGGGCGTCGGCCTCACCTATGTGGATCATCTGACCCATAACGTGCATCGCGGCCGCATGGGCGAATGGGCCAGCTTCTACGAGCGCCTGTTCAATTTCCGCGAGATCAAGTATTTCGACATCGAAGGCAAGCTGACCGGCCTGAAGTCGAAGGCGATGACCAGCCCCTGCGGCAAGATCCGCATTCCGATCAACGAAAGCTCGGACGACAAGTCGCAGATCGCCGAATATCTGAATGCCTATCACGGCGAAGGCATCCAGCATGTGGCGATGGGCACCGACGACATTTACACGACGGTGAGCCAGCTGCGCGGCCGAGACCTGCCCTTCCAGTCGACCAACGACACCTATTTCGACCAGATCGACGAACGCCTGCCCGGCCATGGCGAGGATGTCGCCCGCCTGAAGGAACTGCAGATCCTGATCGACGGCGCCCCGACCAAGGGCCAGGGCCTGCTGCTGCAGATATTCACCGAGAATGCCATCGGCCCGATCTTCTACGAGATCATCCAGCGCAAGGGCAATGACGGCTTCGGCGAAGGCAACTTCAAGGCGCTGTTCGAATCCATCGAACTCGACCAGATCCGCCGCGGCGTGCTGAAGGCCAACTAAAGAAAAGTCCAGTTCCAGGAGGACGCATCATGGGCAAGACATGGATTCCGATGACCCACAGCGAGGGCCTCGCCGCGCGGCAGGCCCATGTGGCGCTGCCCGAGGGCACCTACGAGCGCGAGATGGGCAAGGAGGGTTTCTTCGGCCCGGCGGCGCATCTCTATCACGCCAATCCTCCGACCGGCTGGATCGACTGGGAAGGCCCGCTGAAGCCTCGCGCGTTTGATACCTCGAAATTCGCCGACGGTGTCGACTGCCCCTGGAAGGCGAAGCCGCTGCTCACCAACGCGCATTGCAAATACCGCCATCTGCTGATGTCGCAGCCGATGGACCATCTGGTGCGTAACGGCGACGGCGACGAACTGATCTTCGTGCATGACGGCGAAGGGTCGCTGTTCTGCGACTTCGGCCATATCACCTATTCCGAAGGCGACTACATCCTGCTGCCGCGTGGCACGATGTGGCGGCTGGAGCCGGCGACGCCGAGCAAGCTGCTGCTGATCGAGGCGACCAACGACAGCTATCGCCTGCCGGAAAAGGGCCTGGTCGGCCCGCATGCGATCTTCGATCCCGGCGTGCTGCAGATTCCGAAACTGGATGACGCCTACAAGGCGCAGCAGAAGAAGCCGGGTCAGTGGAAGGTCGTCATCAAGCGGCGCGAGCAGCTCTCGACTGTGACCTATCCGCACAATCCGCTCGATGTGGTGGGCTGGAAGGGCGACCTCACGGTGGTGAAGCTGAACTGGCGCGACATCCGCCCGCTGATGAGCCACCGCTATCACCTGCCGCCCAGCGCGCATACCACCTTCCTGGCCTCGCGCTTTGTCGTCTGCACCTTCGTGCCGCGTCCGATTGAATCTGACCCTGAAGCGCTGAAGGTGCCGTTCTTCCACAACAACGACGACTACGACGAGGTCATCTTCTACCACAAGGGCAGCTTCTTCAGTCGCGACAACATCCATCCCGGCATGATCAGCCTGCACCCTTGCGGCTTCCCGCATGGTCCGCATCCCAAGGCCTTCGCCGCCGGCGCCAAGGCGGCCAAGAAGGAGACCGACGAGGTGGCGGTGATGATCGACACCCGCGATGCGCTGGATGTGGCATCCGCTGCCGAGAGCGTCGAGTTCAAGGGCTATGTCGCGACCTGGAATCCGGAAGGCTTCAGGCAGGCGGCTGAGTAAGACACACGCACACCCGTCATCCCCGTCCAGGGATATCTTCTTTGGCGGGGATCCCATTTGTTGTTTTTAAATGGGATGCCGGGTCAAGCCCGGCATGACGATTAAAGGACACCCAGGGAGACTCCATTCATGAAACTCGCCTCGCTGCGGCATGGCCGCGACGGCCGCCTTGTCATTGTCAGCCGCGACCTGAAGACCATGCTGCCGGTCGACCAGCTCTGCCCCACTTTGCAGATGGCGCTCGATTCATGGACCATCATGGCGCCGAAGCTGCAGGCGGTGTCGGAGGCGCTGAACAAGGGCGAGGCTTCGGGCGCCATTGCCTATGATGCGACCAGGCTGCACTCTCCCCTGCCGCGCGCCTATCAGTGGTGCGACGGCTCGGCCTATCTCAATCATGTCGAACTGGTGCGCAAGGCGCGCAACGCGGTGATGCCGCCGGAATTCCTGCACGACCCGCTGATGTACCAGGGCGGCTCGGACGACTTCCTGCCCCCCACGGCAGATATCGAGGTGGCCGACGAGGCCTATGGTATCGATTTCGAGGGCGAAGTGGCCGCCATCACCGGCGATGTGCCGATGGGTGCGTCTTCCGCTGAAGCCGCGAAGCATATTCGCCTGCTGATGCTGGTGAACGATGTCTCGCTCCGCAACCTGATCCCCGGCGAACTCGCCAAGGGCTTCGGTTTCTTCCACGGCAAGCCCTCGACGGCCTTCGCGCCGGTCGCCGTCACGCCCGACGAACTCGGCGACGCCTGGAAGGACAACAAGGTGATGCGCCCGCTGGTCAGCATCCTGAACGGCAAGCAGTTCGGCGCGCCGGACGCCGGCACCGACATGCAGTTTAGCCTCGCCGACCTGGTGGCGCATGCGGCGAAAACGCGACGGCTCCGCGCCGGCTGCATCGTCGGCAGCGGCACGGTGTCGAACAGGGATGCAAGCAAGGGTTTCTCCTGCCTGGCCGAAATCCGCATGATCGAGACGATTGCGGATGGCAAGCCGAAGACGCCCTTCATGAAATTCGGCGACCGCATTGAAATGGAAATGACGGGCCTCGACGGCCAGTCGATCTTCGGCAGGATCGACCAAACGGTGGTGAAGTATACGCCGCCCTCTTAAGCGTCATCCTCGGGCTTGACCCGAGGATCTCTCTCAGTCCTGCCTGAGATGGTCGGGTCAAGCCCGGGCATGACAGCTGTTTTTTGTCGTCATGCCCGCGAAGGCGGGCATCCAGTCCACCCTTGAAACTGGACTCCCGCCTTCGCGGGAACGACGATTAGGAGCCCCGCCCCACCGCGCGATCCGACACGAACGGGTTGTTCGCGCGCTCCTGCCCGAACGTCGACAGCGGTCCGTGCCCCGGCACGAAGGTGATGTCGTCACCGAGCGGGAACAGCTTTTCGCGGATCGAGTGGATCAGGTCTGCGTGGTTGCCCTTGGGAAAATCCGTGCGCCCGATCGAGCCCTGAAAGAGCACATCGCCCACCAACGCGGCCTGCGAGGGCGCGTGATAAAACACCACATGCCCCGGCGTATGCCCCGGGCAGTGGATCACATCCAGCACCAGATTGCCGACCGTCACCGTATCGCCATCCTTGAGCCAGCGATCCGGCGTGAAGCTGCGGCTGGGCGGAAAGCCATACTGCTTTGCCGCCGCAGGCATGCCGTCGATCCAGAATTTGTCATCCTCATGCGGCCCCTCGATGGGCAGGCCGAGGTGTTCGGCGATCTCCATCACCGCGCCGGCATGATCCAGATGGCCATGCGTCACCAGCAGCTTTTCCAGTGTCACGCCACGGCGCTTTGCAGCGGCCAGCAGTTTCTCGGGCTCGCCGCCGGCATCGACCAGCGCGCCGCGCAGGGTTTCGGAACACCAGATCAGCGAGCAGTTCTGCTGGAACGGCGTGACGGGGTTGATCTCGGCATGCAGGCGCGGTGTCGTGCTGGAGAAATTCTCGGTCATATCCTGCCGGCGATACGGTTCATCAGTTTTTCCGCGGACTCGCCCTGCGAGCCGTAATAGGCGAAGAAAACGAACTTGCGCGCGAGGTCCATCGCCTTTTCGCCCATGTTGGTCTTGTTCAGCATGACGTTGTTGATTTCAGTGTCATGGAAAAAGCCAATGCGGTCCAGAGCCCGACGCCTGCAGTGATAATGCGCAAACACCAGCGCGATCTGGTCGACGAACTGTTCGATATGGTCGCGCTTCAGCCTGACCTCAAGAAAATGCCGGAGCATCGCGGCGAACTGCTGTCCGGTCGGGCCGGGTTTGATCAGCACGAGATTGGCGGTGAAATACGACCCGAAGGACACGACCGACTCGTTCCGGTTGAGCACGACCTCTGCCTCCGCATGCCGCTCCAGCAGTCCGGCGACGCTGCCCTGCAGCAGGATGTCGATATCGCTGACCATCAGCGGCATCTCCAGGTCGCGCAGCAGGGATTCCAGCACCAGGAAGCGCGCCGACTGGTAATAGGCCCGGGCGCAATCGGTCAGACAGCCTTCCGGGGTGTAATAGGAAACCGCGTGCACCGGATCGAAGGTGTCGACCATGTAGAACAGGCGCGGATCCCGGATGCCGATCTCCGCGATCACGCTTTTCAGCTTTTTCGGGTCGCCCACCATGCACAGGATGATCGCGCAATCGACGTCGCAGCGCTGCAACAAGGCATCCAGATAGCTGCGGCCATAGCGGCGCAGATATACCTCGTCGGCGGCCGCCAGGAAGGTCAGTTTCGCTGCGCCGGCACGGATTTTCTGCCGCATCTTGTCGAAGCTCAGCTTGGCGCCGGCGGAATCGGCAAATGTCAGCGGCGGCGGCGGACGATCCGGCAGGGTTTCCGTCAGGATCGCGGTCGCGGCACTGTCCAGGCAAAGCCTGAGGAAGCGGTCGTTGCTGCGATCGTCTTCCTTGCTGAAACTCTGCGGCTGGGCGGCAACGGCAGCGCGCACCTCGTCCACCAGCGGCAGCAGATGCGGAACCTCCGGATGAACCAGAATGTCGGACGCGACGTGGAAAGCCTCACCGGAGAACATCCACTCATCGCCATCGGCAGTGCGCTGACGCAGCAGCACGACCCGGGCGTTGTGTTCCAGCCAGCCGGCGACATCGCCCCGCGCCGTCGCCACATCGGACAGGGCGGCATGCGCCGACCATGATTCCGGATTCCGCTGCAGCAACTGCGTTGCATGATGCAGAATCCGCCCGGCATTGCCGCGATAGCGCGCCAGTACCAGCGCCGTGGACTGGTACTCATCGGGCCGCAGCAAAGCCAGTGCCTCGATGATCGGCTCCGCGGCAGCGAGGTCGTTCGCCATCAGCCTCTCGTTGAAAGCCACCGAGGCTTCGACGCAGATGGTGCTGACAAACGGCGTGAGCTGGAAACCGGCTGGCGCCAGACGGGTCGCGCGGCCGATCAGGCGCAGGGCGTCCGCATGCTGCGCCTGCCGGCTCGCCACCAGTGCCGCATTCACATTGGCAATGAAGTGATCGGGTTCGACCTGCAGGACATAGTTATAGATCTCGCCGGCCTGTGCGGTGCGGCCTTCATTCAGCAGCTCGGTCGCGATACCGACCAGGATCTCGGCGTTCGGCGTATCACGATTCTCGATCAGTATGCCGCGGAGCGCCAACGTGTCGTAGCCGTTGCTGTTCAGCACATAGCCGTGCCCACGCAGCAGCTCCTCGGCCGCCTGTGCATCCGTCGGCTGCAGGTGCTGGCACTCGTAATGCACGATGGCGGGGCGATGCCTGGCGAAGTCGAAAGCCTTGAGCAGTTCGTAATCGTAGCCCTCGGTGTCGATCTGCAGCAGGTCGATCCGCTTCAGGCCATGCCGGGCGATCACCGTGTCGTAGGTGTGGCAGGGCACGGTGATCGATTCCACCAGCGAATTCAGGATCGCGCGGTTCGCGTCGCTGTACAGCCCGCCCAGCGTGCCGCCCTTTTCCAGCAGGTTGGGCAGCAGGAAAGAGGTGATCCCGCCGAA includes:
- a CDS encoding MBL fold metallo-hydrolase; translated protein: MTENFSSTTPRLHAEINPVTPFQQNCSLIWCSETLRGALVDAGGEPEKLLAAAKRRGVTLEKLLVTHGHLDHAGAVMEIAEHLGLPIEGPHEDDKFWIDGMPAAAKQYGFPPSRSFTPDRWLKDGDTVTVGNLVLDVIHCPGHTPGHVVFYHAPSQAALVGDVLFQGSIGRTDFPKGNHADLIHSIREKLFPLGDDITFVPGHGPLSTFGQERANNPFVSDRAVGRGS
- a CDS encoding fumarylacetoacetate hydrolase family protein, whose translation is MKLASLRHGRDGRLVIVSRDLKTMLPVDQLCPTLQMALDSWTIMAPKLQAVSEALNKGEASGAIAYDATRLHSPLPRAYQWCDGSAYLNHVELVRKARNAVMPPEFLHDPLMYQGGSDDFLPPTADIEVADEAYGIDFEGEVAAITGDVPMGASSAEAAKHIRLLMLVNDVSLRNLIPGELAKGFGFFHGKPSTAFAPVAVTPDELGDAWKDNKVMRPLVSILNGKQFGAPDAGTDMQFSLADLVAHAAKTRRLRAGCIVGSGTVSNRDASKGFSCLAEIRMIETIADGKPKTPFMKFGDRIEMEMTGLDGQSIFGRIDQTVVKYTPPS
- a CDS encoding homogentisate 1,2-dioxygenase codes for the protein MGKTWIPMTHSEGLAARQAHVALPEGTYEREMGKEGFFGPAAHLYHANPPTGWIDWEGPLKPRAFDTSKFADGVDCPWKAKPLLTNAHCKYRHLLMSQPMDHLVRNGDGDELIFVHDGEGSLFCDFGHITYSEGDYILLPRGTMWRLEPATPSKLLLIEATNDSYRLPEKGLVGPHAIFDPGVLQIPKLDDAYKAQQKKPGQWKVVIKRREQLSTVTYPHNPLDVVGWKGDLTVVKLNWRDIRPLMSHRYHLPPSAHTTFLASRFVVCTFVPRPIESDPEALKVPFFHNNDDYDEVIFYHKGSFFSRDNIHPGMISLHPCGFPHGPHPKAFAAGAKAAKKETDEVAVMIDTRDALDVASAAESVEFKGYVATWNPEGFRQAAE
- a CDS encoding FkbM family methyltransferase, which codes for MPAATQHALTFDQAVEGYLRAHGQLSFLQIGGYDGVSYDPLRQHILKGHLTGVIVEPVPMHFEKLQALYAGSDLIKVENCAVDRDEGERTMWFFSRDAIARGTIGQVFGGITSFLLPNLLEKGGTLGGLYSDANRAILNSLVESITVPCHTYDTVIARHGLKRIDLLQIDTEGYDYELLKAFDFARHRPAIVHYECQHLQPTDAQAAEELLRGHGYVLNSNGYDTLALRGILIENRDTPNAEILVGIATELLNEGRTAQAGEIYNYVLQVEPDHFIANVNAALVASRQAQHADALRLIGRATRLAPAGFQLTPFVSTICVEASVAFNERLMANDLAAAEPIIEALALLRPDEYQSTALVLARYRGNAGRILHHATQLLQRNPESWSAHAALSDVATARGDVAGWLEHNARVVLLRQRTADGDEWMFSGEAFHVASDILVHPEVPHLLPLVDEVRAAVAAQPQSFSKEDDRSNDRFLRLCLDSAATAILTETLPDRPPPPLTFADSAGAKLSFDKMRQKIRAGAAKLTFLAAADEVYLRRYGRSYLDALLQRCDVDCAIILCMVGDPKKLKSVIAEIGIRDPRLFYMVDTFDPVHAVSYYTPEGCLTDCARAYYQSARFLVLESLLRDLEMPLMVSDIDILLQGSVAGLLERHAEAEVVLNRNESVVSFGSYFTANLVLIKPGPTGQQFAAMLRHFLEVRLKRDHIEQFVDQIALVFAHYHCRRRALDRIGFFHDTEINNVMLNKTNMGEKAMDLARKFVFFAYYGSQGESAEKLMNRIAGRI
- the hppD gene encoding 4-hydroxyphenylpyruvate dioxygenase: MADLFDNPMNTDGFEFIEYAAPDPAKLAALFERMGFQAVARHRSKNVTLYRQGDVNFILNAEPASFAQSFARIHGPSICAMAFRVKDAAKAYKRAVELGAWGVENHAGPMELNIPAIKGIGDSLIYLVDRYGERGTIYDVDFVPIEGTERNPKGVGLTYVDHLTHNVHRGRMGEWASFYERLFNFREIKYFDIEGKLTGLKSKAMTSPCGKIRIPINESSDDKSQIAEYLNAYHGEGIQHVAMGTDDIYTTVSQLRGRDLPFQSTNDTYFDQIDERLPGHGEDVARLKELQILIDGAPTKGQGLLLQIFTENAIGPIFYEIIQRKGNDGFGEGNFKALFESIELDQIRRGVLKAN